ACCTGGAACATGAGAGTAGACTACCAGGAACGAAATAAGACAGTTCCAGACATACACATCACTATACCTAACATAATCTAAGTGATAGAGCAAATAATACCAAAATAGCACTTTGCACCCTGACTCAGGGAACCAATTCGCTTTTACTTGGAACAGCAAACAATGGACATTCCAAGTGTTGCCCCACAGTTATTTCCATGGCCCCACTATTTGTCGTGGAATGATTGCTAGAGATTTAACTTTGTGTTCACTGCCACCTGCTGTTAAACAGTTTCATTATAACGATGATATTACGCCAACTTCTGAAGACTCGCTATTGCTACAGCAGCACCTCCATGCATTGTGCATTCTTCTCCAATCCAGAGGATGGGCCATCAATTCACAAATGATACAAGGACCAGGATTGGCTGAGCAGTTCCTAGGGGTCACTTGGTTAGGTAAGACATGCCTTATCCCAAGCACAATCATTGATAAAATACAGTTTGCCATGACTAAAGCAGTTAAACAGTTGCAAAGTTCCCTAGGTCTTTTGGAATATTGGCAGGCTTTCATTCCACTTTTAGTGCAATGTTTTCATGCTCTATACTGACTAATGAAGAAGGGGTCTAGTTTTTGCTGGGATAAAGAACAAGAAGACGCACTTGAGAAGGCTAAAATATTAGTGGCTCAGGCACAAGCCTTAGGTCCCCCCTTCCAAGGTGCCAATGTCTTTGCATGCAAACATAAGGCCTGAGGGGATCAGTTAGGTAGAAGAGTTGTGTCCTAGGCCTGTATCAGCTATTCTCCAAGCCTCCACTTTACAAAAGTGGCATGTATCCCTGCAACAACATAGTGCCTTCCCCATGAGTCCCTTGGGAATGAACTACATGCTATCTTAGAGCCAGTGTTATCTATGGGACCAGTGCTGCCCTTACTGAGGAGCCCCCACAGGAGATACCTCCAATAGTGCACAAAGGCACAGACCCCATTCCTGAAAATGCTTGGTGCTCCAATGGACAAGAGCTAACCCTTGTATATGGATGGCAGTAGCTGTACAACCATGGACAGATACTATCTGGTTTGAGATAGGAATTTAGCAAAGCAGTGGGAAGAACTCTGAGGTGCATGGTTGGTTTGTACCCATGAGCCACTGCCTATAGTTCTCTGTACATATAATTGGGCGGTATTTAAAGGTCTTACAATTGGCTTGCCCAATGGGCCCAAGATGACTGACATTTGCTTTGAAAGTCTTATGGGGAGCTGCTATGTGAAAAGACGTTTGGGAAAGCCTGCAAGGACTCACTGCAAGCTTAATTGTGTATCATGTTTCAACAACAGTCAGATTTACCTCCTGGAAACATGGAAGCTGATACTCCAGCAAAAATTAGAACACCAGCTCCCTTGCAATTACCTGAACTAGCTCATCGGTCCATAAACACAGTGGGCATCACATTGCAGGAGTGTGCCGACAAATAGCAAAGGGAACAATATTGCCCCTTTACTATGCAGATTTAGTGGTGACAGTAATGAACTGCCCCTGCCATGTCCCACAAACACCTGGACAGAAACAAggtgaatatatacacatacacacatacgacAGCTGCTCTTGTAAGAACCTGGCAGATAGACTACATCAGACCCCTGTCAGGCATCTTGGAACAAAAGCATGTATTAACGTGTGTACATATTGCCAAGAGATTGTTGCAGCCTTCCCTAGAAAAATGGCAAACCAAACAACCATCATTAAGGGCTTGAAAAAATTCAGTGTCATGTATGGATACCCTCTATGAATTGATAACAATGGAGACGTGTTTTACTGGATAGGATGTCCAAGACTGGGCACATGAAAAAGATATAGACTGGAGATTTCACATGCCATATAATCCCCAAGTAGCAGGGTTGATTGAAATGGAAAATGGCATTTTGAAGGCACAACAGCAAGTACTCTCACATTCTAATACCTTGCATTTCCAGGGAGTTGATTCCCTGGAtgcataagaaaatgaaaactaatagcaaaaagtaaaatattcaatCCCTTGgttattgtaatatataatagtcaaaatgaaagtaaaagagaGTGCTGGGTTGGAACTTAAGGCTGGAGCAAGTTTTGATGTGGGCCTGTCTGAGCTCATGCCACTAACCTCAAAGCTACCTACAAAAGGGAAGATTATTCCAGGACAAAAGAAAGTACCTCAGACCAGTGGTTACCAAAAAGATAGTCAATATGAGAGAAGGAAAAACCAGTAACTATTGAAACAAGAGGATACAGTGTGAAAGAATTTTTTCATGTTGCAGATCAGCATcattagctttttgagaaaacttaAATAAGTGGATTCCGAGAGTAACTAATTTAGGAGAAGTATCTTTGGTTTCAAATGCTGCAGAGTGAAATAGCATGTTTGGGTTAATGCAGGACCCACAACTCACTATTGAACAATTGCAAATGGGTATAAATTTTCCAGACACACGAGGTAAATCCCGAGGGAACCACCAGCCTGGTGGACTGGATGAAAGCCATTGTGAGTTCTGTTTATCCTGAGGAAAGGAGCTGTTTGGCTCTCCCTATAAATGCCAAGTAAAGCACTTTAGATGAAGCAGTTGATATGCTTTCTATGAAAGCCACATGGGCCTGGCTTTATGGTGACAGGGATATTCGCCACTGAGTATGCCCATTACTTAGGTCAGGGTAAATGCTGTGGTTAAGATGACCCCTTCTACATGGGAACCTCATGTGACTTTACTCCTGCAGGGTTAAATATCAGTTCAAGAAGCCTTATCAAATTTGCTGTCTGAGCTTCCTCTCGTGGGTCTCACAGATGTTAATAAAAACACTAAGTTTATTAACAAGAGAATGGGAGAAGGCAGGAGGGAGAGTGAATGGACTCATCTCAGAAAGGtagacatttttaaacaaatattaagaAACAAGGTGAATGAAGAAAACATTCATAGGGAtgaaactgagaagaaaaagaaacaggagagaCATGGGACTCAGGCAGCAGGGTGAAAATCTTTAgatgattattaaaaaatgaaagaatacaaTGGAAATTACTAGGATTAAAACAAAGGTCTTCATACAACACGATTGAAGGTTGAGTGGACCAAAAGGAGCCCCTCCTAGCCCCCCAACGTTAAAGAGCCTAAGTCTCTAAACCCAAATCCTTTTCcacagaaaaaaagtcaaatggtCTGGGGATGGAGAAAAGAAGTTCCTGGAtcctagaatataaaaatataaaggttAATAGGATTatgaaagttaaaatatataaacaggcTTTATGTAAAGTAGTTGTGTCTCCATTACctaaatgttttatgaaatgtCTGACTGAGGAATGTTTCCTCTACCTTGCGGTATAAAACGGAAGGCGTGTTAATCTGCTTTTTCAGCAATAGATGTCTTAATGGTGCACAAGGGGGGACTTGTGCCATTATGAAGGCTGGATGCTGTGTACATAttcttaataatttaataatattattattttattatttactataataataatatttaatattattaatataataataatatttaatattactaatataataataataaaattcttaataattccAGCAATATAACTTCAGTCCTACAGGACACACATGAACAAATAActgccttttctttctgactCTACCCTTTCTCCCAAAggctctcctcttttttttttgtggctccTGGAGAACATGGTGGCAAAAGGCATTATTAATTCTGTTTCTTATACATAGCATAGGTATCATCACCTGTTGTTCATATTACTGCTGTAACCTCTGCTTACATGTAGAAAACAAATTGATGTAACCTGTTACCCACACCATCAAAATGACTGCAGTGCCCCCCACCCTACCATATCCCCAGCTCAGGGACCATTGTGGAACAAGTGGGTGTGTGAGATTATAAGAGCCTGATTAGAGCTGTGGAGTACGGAGAcaaaagtgactccatcttggatgctaatctgcTATATTGACTTCTGCTTAACCCCAGTCCCAGGAATACCTCCTGATTCTTTATTtactgtctttccttttttttctttttttgagacagggtcttgcttctgtcactcaggctggagtgcagtggcatgatcacagctcactgcagcttctgtccccctgggttcaagtgatcttcctgcctcagcctcctcagtagctgcgATGACAGGCTCATCTCAtgtcaccacatccggctaatttttgtatttttagtagagacagggtttcactatattgcccaggctggtctcaaactcctgtctaaAGCAATCCATTTcccctggcctcccaaatagctggggttacaggtgtgagccactgtgcctggcttatttactGTCTTTGGTGCAAGAATATGCACTCACTCTAAATCTTTCCTTTAGATCAAAGCAACCTTAATATTATCATACAAATTACAAATTATGACACATACAGCATTTTTCCTTGTTCTGGAAGGTTGCCTTTAATTGTCCCTAGAAAGCATGCACCCCCTTTCCCTATGGTGTATAAGCACTGGGCCTGGGATGTTATGGTTCAGAGATCTGCCTGTCTTGCTGCCACCAAGACCACACTTCTGTCTGTAAGTTCTCTAATAAATCACCCCTTACTGACAAACTGGAtttgtttgctttgttctttctcttctcatctcctccttcatttgccagtttcttcACATATGTGGCCCTTTCATGAAACAGATACAGTAGTTTGAAAgtaaaaaatcaggaaaagatACGTCATACAAACAGCAACCGTAAGAACACTGAAGTGTCTGTTCTAACGACAGGCATGTTAGACACTAAAGCAAAAAATGTTACTGGACATGTTAGACATTAAAGCATAAAGTGTTACTAGAGGAAAGGAGGAGCATTTTATAATGACAAAGTGGTTAGTCTTTCAGAAAGATGTAATAATTGTAGATACCTGTACAAATAACAACAGAGTCCCAAAATGCATAAAGCAAAATCTgggagaagtgaagggagaaacagGTGATTGAACAGTAGTAGTTGGAGTCTTCAATGCACACTTTTATTAATGGGTAGAACACTTAGAAGTTCAACAAGAAAGTagaacactttaaatatattctaaattcaCTAAACCATACAAACATATATAGAATGAATGCTTCACCTAATGTCAGCAAAATACACATCCTTCTAGAACACACAAGATATATTCTCTAGGGAAAACCATATGGTagaaagaaacaatttaaaataatatcaagaaaacattttcattacaataatatcaaaacaaataacattttaagaaatgcaaatctTGTACACTAGAAACTACAGAACATTGTTAAATGAAAGCAGAGAAGATCTGAATAAGTGAAAAGAGAGTTTGTGTTCATTGATCAGGGACTAAATATTAAGGTGAAAGTACTCTCTAAATTGACCTATAGATTTGTCTTAATCCCCATCAAAGTCTCAGCTGCCTTTTGCAGAAATTGTCAAGTTGATCCTaatattcatatggaaattcaGAACAGCCAAAACAATATTAGTCAAGAATAGACAAAACAATTTTGGTAAAGAACACAAATTATTACAGTTACGGTTTCAGATTTTTAGAACTTATTACAAAGCTAAAGCAATAAAGATTGTATAGAATTGTCATAATGACAAACATGAATTATCAATGATATAGAATGCGGATTTCAGAAACAAACTTCTAGCCTTATAGTTAGTTGTTTGTTGCCAACTGTATCATGTAAATTCAAGAGGGAAGAATATCCTGtagcaaatggtgctggaacaacaaAATAGCTATATGCTAAGGAATgcattttgttctatttcttaCACTGTATATAGAGATTGATTCAAAATgaaatatagatttatatttaaGAGATAAAACTATCAAACacttgaaagaaaacatttagtaaCTCTGTAAATTTAAGCCAGATCTATGGATAACACATAATTGGATCTTGATTTTGTTATTGTGGTGGTTGTTTTAATCGAACAACCtgtgtttttaaattagattGTTTTATCAAATCACATATAATGGTACTATTGATATGGATGGTATTATGGTCTGAATTGGGTCTTCACAAAATTAATTTGTTAAACTCCTTAGACTCAGAACTTCAGAATTTGTATCTGGAGATATAATCTTCAAGGAGGTAACTAAGTATGCCTGGatattttaactatttattgatttattatgtATTCAAGGAGAGCCATGTAACAACTGTTGCTGGATTTCAAGTCTCTAGGTTATTCCACTATGCATTCAGCACTCCAGATCTGAAAATTTTCCTTAAATTACCATTTCCTTTGTGGCTTCAATTTGCATGTGGAGCAAAGATGCGACATCCTCAGACCATAGCTATACAAATATCTCATGAATATCAAATACTCCAGCCATCTGTAGACCATCAACAATCACCTCTGTAACTTGAACTGGGTTTATGTGAATAcaagcatacctcattttattgtgcttgacagatattgcatttttggtttttgttttagtggAAGGTTTGTGACAACTCTACATTGAACTAGTCTATCAGTGCTGTTTTCCAATATCATGTACTCACTTCAAGTCTTtgggtcacattttggtaattttgcaatatttaaaactttactattattattatatctgttgtgatctgtgatcagtgatctttgatgttactattattattttgggcTTCAATGaaacatataaaattatgaacttaatcaataaatgcgTGTGTTCTGACTACTCACTGGCCACTTCCCCAgctctctcccttttctctggcctccctattcccagagacacaataatattgaaattaggccaattaataactccCATGGCCTCTAATtcttcaagtgaaaggaagaattgcACATTATTTGAGTTAAATTAAGAGCTAGAAATGAttgagcttagtgaggaaggcatgtccaAACTGAGACAGGCTAAAAATGAGGCCACTTGtcccaaacagccaagttgtgaataaaaaggaaaagttcttgaagaaagttaaaagtgttactccagtgaacacacaaataatttaaaaatcacgtCCTTATTGCTGACTTGCAGAAAGTCAGCAacattctatgaaggctgagagagttGAGGAAACTGCCtaagaaaagtctgaagctagcagaggctGGTTTATGAGGTTtcaggaaagaagctgtctccataacataaaagttcaaggtaaagcagcaagtgttgatggagaagctttagcaagttatccagaagatctagctaagataataaAGGTTGTGACACTAAAGCCTGGATGAGAGTATCTGTTTATAGcatagtttactgaatattttaatcctaCTTGTTGAGACCTATGtatcagaaaaaagatttttcaaaaatattactgctcattgatgATGCACATTGTCACCTAGGAACACAGATATATGCAAGAAGATTTATGATTTTTTCATGCCCACTTCTAACACAAAATCTGTTTTGCAGCCTAGGGATCAAAAAGTAATTTCACTTTTCAATtcttattatttaacaaatacatgtCACGCAGCTATAGCTGCCAtacatagtgattcctctgatggatctgggcaaagtaaactgaaaaccaTCTGGAAAGAATACACCATTCTAGATACCACTAAGAACATTTTTGATTTAAGGCAGGAGGTCAATATATCATTATTTACAGGAGATTGGAAGAAACTGATTCCAACCTTCATGGATAACTTTGAAAGGATCAAGATTTCCATGAAGGAAGTAACTGTGAGTGTAGTGGAAATATCAagagaactaaaattagaaatgcAGCATGAAGaggtgactgaattgctgcaatcttatgATAAAACTTGAAAGGATAAGGAGcagcttcttatggatgagcagaGAAAGTGGTTTCCTGAAATGGAATCCACTCTTGACAAaggtgctgtgaacattgttaaaatgacaacataGGGTTTAGAACAAcatataaacttagttgataaagaaGCAGCAGGGTTTGGAGAGGCCGACTCCAATTTAAAAGAAGTTGTACTGTGggaaaaatgctatcaaacaataTTACATGCTATACAGAAATCAttcatgaaaggaagaatcaaatcAATGTAGTCAACTTCATTGtagtcttattttaagaaacttccaCAGCCACcctaaccttcagcaaccactgcCCTGCTCAggcagcagccatcaacattgaggcaagaccatTCACCAGCAAAAGAATActacttgctgaaggctcagatgattgttagcattttttagcaataaagtactATTTCATTAAAgcatgtatatttcttttttagacataatgttatTGCTCAtataatagactacagtatagtgtaaacaaaacattaatatgcaatgggaagcaaaaaaaaaaaaaaacctgtgtaaCTTGCTTTTCTGTGACATTACCCTTATTACAGTGATCTGGAACTGAATGCAAAATATCTTTGAGATATGCCAGCATGTGATTTTTTGGTCGATCTCCATCTTGTTAACTTTGTCATAAGCAAAGCCACATATGTTCATAAACACTGAATTCCAATATGCATGGTATGTGGATGGACTTTTAAAAAGTGGATAGGCCAGAGAAAGCTTTGTTGTAATCACTCTCATCTCAACCACCCAGGCATCAGCTGTGGAAATAGCAGACACAGTAAGACAGCACAACAGTggaaacatgtttatttttattatttagggTTCCAAAGACTGGGGTAGGTAAAAGTACTGAAGATTAACAAGGCAAATTCAGCAGAGAAGAGAGTGTCCAGGTTGAGTTGAGTTGGAGAGATGGTCCGGTTTAATTTTTGACTCCGTAGTAATTGCTGGATCAGTTCTAGACATGTATTTTCCAGCTGCCCCTAGTTTTTGAACTTGCAGACAAAGGAGAACTTGTCTTCACAAGGCACATCCTTCCATTTCCAGAATCCTATAAGTCAATGAGAAGAGTTAGAATTGGGAGACCAGAAAGAGTATGACCCTCCTGGCTTTAGGACtcaggacaaaaaccaaacatccATTTCCTTAATGAGGAGTTCACCTTTCCTCTGTCCCAGTCCCAGTTCCATCCCTGGAGCTAAGCAGGAGAGAACAGAAACAGGTGGATGGATTCTCTGCCTCTCACCTGAGCTTGAGGTCAGGCTCACACAGTAGCCAGGATTAACACTGCTTGGGGCTCCAATGCCCCAGGACTTGTAGGAGACCAGGGACCCACTGCTCCAGTGCCAGCGACGGTTCTAGATGGGGAAGGGCCAGAACAGAGGCAGTGGTCACTCAAAAATACATGGAATCACTGGGCCTGTGTGCACACTCAGAAACATGCTAAGACACAAAGGAAGAATAAACCTTGCTAAatattgtttcctttcctttgctatTGCTCTAAACTTCCTCTTTCCTGAACTGTCCAACTCATTAACTGTGTTTCACCAAGAAATAAGTGTTATGAATTTGACATAGAGACCCAAAGTAGCTCACTTAAAAAGTGGttcctaattttttgtctttgtggcCCAGGACCCTCATATCCAGCATAGCATTGGCTGACCATTAGTTGTtgacatattatattatttagtaTACTACCAGGTTCCCAAATGCCAGCAGTACAGCAGTAGATTCTTTACCACAAGTCTCCTTTTCTATACAGTCGGCAATCTAGTCTCTCTTGTGACTCTGACAGTAACAAAATAGGTAAGAAGTTGGTGCATAAAGATGATTTGTTGACTGTAAACAGAATAAGTTTATTTATGAATGACCAGGACACCTAGGATATTCAGCCTTTCACTTATATCTCCAATCATCTACAGTGCACCTTGCTACACAGGACATTAGAGGATCTGTAAACAGCCTGATTTCTGGAAAGCGATAAAAGCTGGTACTTAAGAGACCAGAACTTGAACCTCCTTCTTACTTCTCAAACCTGATCATTAGGAGATAAAGAAGGCTGCAGCCTACCTTTTTGGGGTCATGGAGGCCAATCCAGACATTGAAGTCACCAGTGCCACTCTCCTTAATCAGTGAGGCCACAAAGGCACCCTCGGCCTGGGTGAGCACAGACACCAGGTTGCCCGAATTCATGTTTTGGCAATAGAGctgttgcagaagaaaatggaGCACTC
This genomic window from Pongo pygmaeus isolate AG05252 chromosome 12, NHGRI_mPonPyg2-v2.0_pri, whole genome shotgun sequence contains:
- the LOC129030458 gene encoding lithostathine-1-alpha, translating into MAQTSSYFMLISCLMFLSQSQGQEAETELPQARISCPEGTNAYGSYCYYFNEDRETWVDADLYCQNMNSGNLVSVLTQAEGAFVASLIKESGTGDFNVWIGLHDPKKNRRWHWSSGSLVSYKSWGIGAPSSVNPGYCVSLTSSSGFWKWKDVPCEDKFSFVCKFKN